One stretch of Strix uralensis isolate ZFMK-TIS-50842 chromosome 17, bStrUra1, whole genome shotgun sequence DNA includes these proteins:
- the ACAD10 gene encoding acyl-CoA dehydrogenase family member 10 isoform X6, producing MRRRRRRGGCERLPAAPRETSSSGLCQALVWFMLKKKKLKDSPALEIRTLLHGTELSVTDKGYPWVIKAAHSMYLRSVARVPSLLCAGVWQHPQGLIQRRRSGWCRYKAVIFDASGVLLPSPYKTAADWEARNCIPASTVQQAILSGGENSPSLKYTRGELTSVEFLQELGQQCFEIMVESYREGMRKPDPRIYELCLERLGVQPQESIFLDNSSQKLKAAAQLGIKTVKVDDPEVALKELEACLGFPLQGFVPYTRSVRPSMEIPKDHLQKYLEKVLGDHTTGPLMVRQFGHGQSSRTYSVKFGDRLLVLKKEPCGSLHPTGPAIAREYRVLKALSEAGVPVPTVLALCQDRSTLGTPFYLMEHCAGRVCGDVSLPTLQPSQRRAMYAAMSQVLSKIHCVDLRAAELEDLGEHGNYIQREVETWTKQYRAMETHVIPAMERLIEWLPLHFPESQKTTVVHGDFRMDNLVFHPGRPEVLAVLGWKLSTLGDPISDLANNCMAYFLPPHFNALRGLRKCDLGHLGVPSAEEYSQMYCGHMGAEHPENWNFYMAFAFFRLAAMLQGLYRRSLAERPAPGDSSPEDAEFVADLAWEFAIKEGFRVFDSLPTTKPLARRYSTWARRGPFLSRSCAAWPRPGAAPVPKVPLVIPPTSLLGMAQGLYCKLEKIVALQWGFLISQPRWTPRPLLELKVPRVERRGGADPSLVLRSGLSSMSG from the exons atgaggaggaggcggcggcgcgggggctgcgAGCGGCTCCCGGCTGCTCCTCGCGAGACTTCCAG CTCGGGGCTGTGCCAAGCTTTGGTATGGTTCAtgcttaagaaaaagaaactgaaagacagCCCAGCCCTGGAAATAAGGACTTTGCTTCATGGCACAGAGCTGTCTGTGACGGATAAAGGATACCCCTGGGTAATCAAG GCAGCTCACAGCATGTATCTGAGGAGTGTTGCCCGTGTCCCTTCCCTGCTCTGTGCCGGGGTCTGGCAGCACCCGCAGGGGTTAATCCAGCGGAGGCGATCTGGATGGTGCCGATATAAAGCCGTGATCTTTGACGCAAGTGGAGTGCTCCTCCCGTCCCCCTACAAGACAGCTGCAG ACTGGGAGGCCCGGAATTGTATTCCAGCCAGCACCGTCCAGCAAGCTATACTCTCTGGAGGGGAAAATAGCCCCTCTCTGAAGTACACAAGAGGAGAGCTGACGTCTGTGGAGTTTTTGCAGGAATTGGGACAGCAGTGCTTTGAGATT ATGGTTGAATCTTATCGGGAAGGAATGCGCAAGCCAGACCCTCGTATCTACGAGCTGTGCTTGGAGCGCTTGGGTGTTCAGCCCCAGGAATCCATCTTCCTCGACAACAGCAGCCAGAAACTAAAAGCAGCAGCCCAGCTTGGCATTAAAACAGTGAAG GTCGATGATCCAGAAGTAGCACTCAAAGAGCTCGAAGCCTGTCTGGGTTTTCCTTTGCAAGGGTTTGTTCCATATACTCGTTCAGTGAGACCAAGCATGGAAATCCCTAAAGATCATCTGCAAAAGTACCTTGAAAAGGTTCTCGGTGACCACACAACAG GCCCGCTCATGGTACGGCAGTTTGGCCACGGACAGTCTTCCCGGACCTATTCAGTGAAGTTTGGAGATCGTTTGCTAGTGCTGAAGAAGGAGCCCTGTGGCAGCCTGCATCCCACAGGCCCTGCCATCGCAAGGGAATACAG GGTACTGAAGGCACTCTCTGAGGCTGGTGTTCCTGTTCCCACTGTGCTTGCTCTCTGCCAGGACAGAAG CACCCTGGGCACACCTTTCTACCTGATGGAGCACTGCGCTGGCCGTGTCTGCGGCGAcgtctccctccccaccctgcagcccagccagCGGAGGGCTATGTATGCTGCCATGAGTCAAGTCCTCTCCAAGATCCACTGCGTAGACCTGAGAGCAGCTGAGCTGGAGGACCTCGGGGAGCACG GCAATTACATTCAGCGGGAAGTTGAGACCTGGACAAAGCAGTATCGAGCTATGGAAACTCACGTTATCCCAGCAATGGAGAGACTCATCGAGTGGCTGCCTCTGCATTTTCCTGAATCTCAGAAGACGACAGTGGTGCACGGTGATTTCAG GATGGACAACCTGGTCTTTCATCCAGGCAGGCCAGAAGTCCTTGCTGTCCTTGGCTGGAAGCTTTCAACTCTAGGAGATCCCATCTCTGATTTGGCGAATAACTGTATGGCCTACTTCCTGCCACCTCACTTTAATGCACTGAGAG GCTTGAGGAAGTGTGATTTGGGGCACCTGGGGGTCCCCTCAGCAGAGGAGTATTCCCAGATGTACTGTGGCCACATGGGAGCAGAGCACCCTGAAAACTGGAATTTCTACATGGCCTTTGCCTTCTTCCGACTGGCTGCAATGCTGCAGGGACTCTACAGACGCTCTCTGGCAG AGAGGCCAGCCCCAGGTGACAGCAGCCCAGAGGATGCAGAGTTCGTGGCCGACCTGGCTTGGGAGTTTGCCATCAAAGAAGGATTCCGTGTGTTCGACAGCCTCCCCACCACAAAGCCCCTCGCACGACGCTACAGTACCTGGGCCAGGCGAGGGCCATTCctcagcaggagctgtgctgcctGGCCACGGCCTGGGGCAGCTCCTGTGCCCAAAGTCCCCCTGGTCATTCCCCCCACCAGCCTGCTGGGGATGGCCCAGGGTCTTTACTGCAAGCTGGAAAAGATTGTGGCTCTCCAGTGGGGTTTTCTGATTTCCCAGCCCAGATGGACTCCACGTCCTCTTCTAGAACTGAAG GTCCCCAGAGTGGAACGTCGCGGCGGTGCAGACCCCAGCCTGGTGCTGCGCTCGGGTCTGAGCTCCATGTCTGGCTGA
- the ACAD10 gene encoding acyl-CoA dehydrogenase family member 10 isoform X5, translating to MLKKKKLKDSPALEIRTLLHGTELSVTDKGYPWVIKAAHSMYLRSVARVPSLLCAGVWQHPQGLIQRRRSGWCRYKAVIFDASGVLLPSPYKTAADWEARNCIPASTVQQAILSGGENSPSLKYTRGELTSVEFLQELGQQCFEIANVCVPVDSFLSDLIRNEMIKQLPIMAEAVQCIRAEGLKTALLSNNFCPLNVESFLPLDRKHFDVMVESYREGMRKPDPRIYELCLERLGVQPQESIFLDNSSQKLKAAAQLGIKTVKVDDPEVALKELEACLGFPLQGFVPYTRSVRPSMEIPKDHLQKYLEKVLGDHTTGPLMVRQFGHGQSSRTYSVKFGDRLLVLKKEPCGSLHPTGPAIAREYRVLKALSEAGVPVPTVLALCQDRSTLGTPFYLMEHCAGRVCGDVSLPTLQPSQRRAMYAAMSQVLSKIHCVDLRAAELEDLGEHGNYIQREVETWTKQYRAMETHVIPAMERLIEWLPLHFPESQKTTVVHGDFRMDNLVFHPGRPEVLAVLGWKLSTLGDPISDLANNCMAYFLPPHFNALRGLRKCDLGHLGVPSAEEYSQMYCGHMGAEHPENWNFYMAFAFFRLAAMLQGLYRRSLAERPAPGDSSPEDAEFVADLAWEFAIKEGFRVFDSLPTTKPLARRYSTWARRGPFLSRSCAAWPRPGAAPVPKVPLVIPPTSLLGMAQGLYCKLEKIVALQWGFLISQPRWTPRPLLELKVPRVERRGGADPSLVLRSGLSSMSG from the exons AtgcttaagaaaaagaaactgaaagacagCCCAGCCCTGGAAATAAGGACTTTGCTTCATGGCACAGAGCTGTCTGTGACGGATAAAGGATACCCCTGGGTAATCAAG GCAGCTCACAGCATGTATCTGAGGAGTGTTGCCCGTGTCCCTTCCCTGCTCTGTGCCGGGGTCTGGCAGCACCCGCAGGGGTTAATCCAGCGGAGGCGATCTGGATGGTGCCGATATAAAGCCGTGATCTTTGACGCAAGTGGAGTGCTCCTCCCGTCCCCCTACAAGACAGCTGCAG ACTGGGAGGCCCGGAATTGTATTCCAGCCAGCACCGTCCAGCAAGCTATACTCTCTGGAGGGGAAAATAGCCCCTCTCTGAAGTACACAAGAGGAGAGCTGACGTCTGTGGAGTTTTTGCAGGAATTGGGACAGCAGTGCTTTGAGATT GCAAATGTCTGTGTTCCAGTGGACTCTTTTCTCTCAGACTTAATCAGAAATGAGATGATAAAACAGCTCCCCATAATGGCAGAAGCAGTACAGTGTATCCGTGCAGAAGGACTTAAGACAGCTCTTCTAAGCAACAACTTCTGCCCGCTGAATGTGGAGAGCTTTCTGCCCCTAGACCGAAAGCACTTTGATGTG ATGGTTGAATCTTATCGGGAAGGAATGCGCAAGCCAGACCCTCGTATCTACGAGCTGTGCTTGGAGCGCTTGGGTGTTCAGCCCCAGGAATCCATCTTCCTCGACAACAGCAGCCAGAAACTAAAAGCAGCAGCCCAGCTTGGCATTAAAACAGTGAAG GTCGATGATCCAGAAGTAGCACTCAAAGAGCTCGAAGCCTGTCTGGGTTTTCCTTTGCAAGGGTTTGTTCCATATACTCGTTCAGTGAGACCAAGCATGGAAATCCCTAAAGATCATCTGCAAAAGTACCTTGAAAAGGTTCTCGGTGACCACACAACAG GCCCGCTCATGGTACGGCAGTTTGGCCACGGACAGTCTTCCCGGACCTATTCAGTGAAGTTTGGAGATCGTTTGCTAGTGCTGAAGAAGGAGCCCTGTGGCAGCCTGCATCCCACAGGCCCTGCCATCGCAAGGGAATACAG GGTACTGAAGGCACTCTCTGAGGCTGGTGTTCCTGTTCCCACTGTGCTTGCTCTCTGCCAGGACAGAAG CACCCTGGGCACACCTTTCTACCTGATGGAGCACTGCGCTGGCCGTGTCTGCGGCGAcgtctccctccccaccctgcagcccagccagCGGAGGGCTATGTATGCTGCCATGAGTCAAGTCCTCTCCAAGATCCACTGCGTAGACCTGAGAGCAGCTGAGCTGGAGGACCTCGGGGAGCACG GCAATTACATTCAGCGGGAAGTTGAGACCTGGACAAAGCAGTATCGAGCTATGGAAACTCACGTTATCCCAGCAATGGAGAGACTCATCGAGTGGCTGCCTCTGCATTTTCCTGAATCTCAGAAGACGACAGTGGTGCACGGTGATTTCAG GATGGACAACCTGGTCTTTCATCCAGGCAGGCCAGAAGTCCTTGCTGTCCTTGGCTGGAAGCTTTCAACTCTAGGAGATCCCATCTCTGATTTGGCGAATAACTGTATGGCCTACTTCCTGCCACCTCACTTTAATGCACTGAGAG GCTTGAGGAAGTGTGATTTGGGGCACCTGGGGGTCCCCTCAGCAGAGGAGTATTCCCAGATGTACTGTGGCCACATGGGAGCAGAGCACCCTGAAAACTGGAATTTCTACATGGCCTTTGCCTTCTTCCGACTGGCTGCAATGCTGCAGGGACTCTACAGACGCTCTCTGGCAG AGAGGCCAGCCCCAGGTGACAGCAGCCCAGAGGATGCAGAGTTCGTGGCCGACCTGGCTTGGGAGTTTGCCATCAAAGAAGGATTCCGTGTGTTCGACAGCCTCCCCACCACAAAGCCCCTCGCACGACGCTACAGTACCTGGGCCAGGCGAGGGCCATTCctcagcaggagctgtgctgcctGGCCACGGCCTGGGGCAGCTCCTGTGCCCAAAGTCCCCCTGGTCATTCCCCCCACCAGCCTGCTGGGGATGGCCCAGGGTCTTTACTGCAAGCTGGAAAAGATTGTGGCTCTCCAGTGGGGTTTTCTGATTTCCCAGCCCAGATGGACTCCACGTCCTCTTCTAGAACTGAAG GTCCCCAGAGTGGAACGTCGCGGCGGTGCAGACCCCAGCCTGGTGCTGCGCTCGGGTCTGAGCTCCATGTCTGGCTGA
- the ACAD10 gene encoding acyl-CoA dehydrogenase family member 10 isoform X7: MYLRSVARVPSLLCAGVWQHPQGLIQRRRSGWCRYKAVIFDASGVLLPSPYKTAADWEARNCIPASTVQQAILSGGENSPSLKYTRGELTSVEFLQELGQQCFEIANVCVPVDSFLSDLIRNEMIKQLPIMAEAVQCIRAEGLKTALLSNNFCPLNVESFLPLDRKHFDVMVESYREGMRKPDPRIYELCLERLGVQPQESIFLDNSSQKLKAAAQLGIKTVKVDDPEVALKELEACLGFPLQGFVPYTRSVRPSMEIPKDHLQKYLEKVLGDHTTGPLMVRQFGHGQSSRTYSVKFGDRLLVLKKEPCGSLHPTGPAIAREYRVLKALSEAGVPVPTVLALCQDRSTLGTPFYLMEHCAGRVCGDVSLPTLQPSQRRAMYAAMSQVLSKIHCVDLRAAELEDLGEHGNYIQREVETWTKQYRAMETHVIPAMERLIEWLPLHFPESQKTTVVHGDFRMDNLVFHPGRPEVLAVLGWKLSTLGDPISDLANNCMAYFLPPHFNALRGLRKCDLGHLGVPSAEEYSQMYCGHMGAEHPENWNFYMAFAFFRLAAMLQGLYRRSLAERPAPGDSSPEDAEFVADLAWEFAIKEGFRVFDSLPTTKPLARRYSTWARRGPFLSRSCAAWPRPGAAPVPKVPLVIPPTSLLGMAQGLYCKLEKIVALQWGFLISQPRWTPRPLLELKVPRVERRGGADPSLVLRSGLSSMSG; this comes from the exons ATGTATCTGAGGAGTGTTGCCCGTGTCCCTTCCCTGCTCTGTGCCGGGGTCTGGCAGCACCCGCAGGGGTTAATCCAGCGGAGGCGATCTGGATGGTGCCGATATAAAGCCGTGATCTTTGACGCAAGTGGAGTGCTCCTCCCGTCCCCCTACAAGACAGCTGCAG ACTGGGAGGCCCGGAATTGTATTCCAGCCAGCACCGTCCAGCAAGCTATACTCTCTGGAGGGGAAAATAGCCCCTCTCTGAAGTACACAAGAGGAGAGCTGACGTCTGTGGAGTTTTTGCAGGAATTGGGACAGCAGTGCTTTGAGATT GCAAATGTCTGTGTTCCAGTGGACTCTTTTCTCTCAGACTTAATCAGAAATGAGATGATAAAACAGCTCCCCATAATGGCAGAAGCAGTACAGTGTATCCGTGCAGAAGGACTTAAGACAGCTCTTCTAAGCAACAACTTCTGCCCGCTGAATGTGGAGAGCTTTCTGCCCCTAGACCGAAAGCACTTTGATGTG ATGGTTGAATCTTATCGGGAAGGAATGCGCAAGCCAGACCCTCGTATCTACGAGCTGTGCTTGGAGCGCTTGGGTGTTCAGCCCCAGGAATCCATCTTCCTCGACAACAGCAGCCAGAAACTAAAAGCAGCAGCCCAGCTTGGCATTAAAACAGTGAAG GTCGATGATCCAGAAGTAGCACTCAAAGAGCTCGAAGCCTGTCTGGGTTTTCCTTTGCAAGGGTTTGTTCCATATACTCGTTCAGTGAGACCAAGCATGGAAATCCCTAAAGATCATCTGCAAAAGTACCTTGAAAAGGTTCTCGGTGACCACACAACAG GCCCGCTCATGGTACGGCAGTTTGGCCACGGACAGTCTTCCCGGACCTATTCAGTGAAGTTTGGAGATCGTTTGCTAGTGCTGAAGAAGGAGCCCTGTGGCAGCCTGCATCCCACAGGCCCTGCCATCGCAAGGGAATACAG GGTACTGAAGGCACTCTCTGAGGCTGGTGTTCCTGTTCCCACTGTGCTTGCTCTCTGCCAGGACAGAAG CACCCTGGGCACACCTTTCTACCTGATGGAGCACTGCGCTGGCCGTGTCTGCGGCGAcgtctccctccccaccctgcagcccagccagCGGAGGGCTATGTATGCTGCCATGAGTCAAGTCCTCTCCAAGATCCACTGCGTAGACCTGAGAGCAGCTGAGCTGGAGGACCTCGGGGAGCACG GCAATTACATTCAGCGGGAAGTTGAGACCTGGACAAAGCAGTATCGAGCTATGGAAACTCACGTTATCCCAGCAATGGAGAGACTCATCGAGTGGCTGCCTCTGCATTTTCCTGAATCTCAGAAGACGACAGTGGTGCACGGTGATTTCAG GATGGACAACCTGGTCTTTCATCCAGGCAGGCCAGAAGTCCTTGCTGTCCTTGGCTGGAAGCTTTCAACTCTAGGAGATCCCATCTCTGATTTGGCGAATAACTGTATGGCCTACTTCCTGCCACCTCACTTTAATGCACTGAGAG GCTTGAGGAAGTGTGATTTGGGGCACCTGGGGGTCCCCTCAGCAGAGGAGTATTCCCAGATGTACTGTGGCCACATGGGAGCAGAGCACCCTGAAAACTGGAATTTCTACATGGCCTTTGCCTTCTTCCGACTGGCTGCAATGCTGCAGGGACTCTACAGACGCTCTCTGGCAG AGAGGCCAGCCCCAGGTGACAGCAGCCCAGAGGATGCAGAGTTCGTGGCCGACCTGGCTTGGGAGTTTGCCATCAAAGAAGGATTCCGTGTGTTCGACAGCCTCCCCACCACAAAGCCCCTCGCACGACGCTACAGTACCTGGGCCAGGCGAGGGCCATTCctcagcaggagctgtgctgcctGGCCACGGCCTGGGGCAGCTCCTGTGCCCAAAGTCCCCCTGGTCATTCCCCCCACCAGCCTGCTGGGGATGGCCCAGGGTCTTTACTGCAAGCTGGAAAAGATTGTGGCTCTCCAGTGGGGTTTTCTGATTTCCCAGCCCAGATGGACTCCACGTCCTCTTCTAGAACTGAAG GTCCCCAGAGTGGAACGTCGCGGCGGTGCAGACCCCAGCCTGGTGCTGCGCTCGGGTCTGAGCTCCATGTCTGGCTGA